In Caldicellulosiruptor obsidiansis OB47, a single window of DNA contains:
- a CDS encoding sugar transferase, giving the protein MKSYIKSYHKLSKFFVVLIDILLIHAGYILAYIIKFNFTFPERNFMPYYTLIPQITLFALVLLNIYGLYTITMKTISEIAFSLGLALMLLQFLTVVSTFFYRHFAFPRSIFIIAFFVQFLLLLGWRGFVLYVFKRVQGIKYVLVIGETSRAHEFAQKLQNISKGWIEVKYVLEPTTIEELIPYIKVVDTIYLYSKMDENLKSEIVRKAIEFKKHIFIAPDFRDILVSRARVIQFDDVATLSIEQPELTSEQKLIKRVCDILLASVALVIAFPIMILIAIAIKLDSEGPVIYKQKRVTEGEREFYVLKFRTMVKDAEKMTGPVLATENDPRITRVGRFLRATRLDELPQLINILKGEMSFIGPRPERPYFVEQFKKLYPEYSLRHNVKAGLTGLAQVYGKYATSPEDKLRLDLIYIKNYSVFLDIKILLLTLKTIFTKEAAEGVKNQKG; this is encoded by the coding sequence ATGAAATCATATATTAAAAGCTATCATAAACTGAGCAAATTTTTTGTTGTTCTTATTGATATTTTACTTATACATGCGGGTTATATTCTTGCATATATAATAAAGTTCAACTTTACATTCCCTGAAAGAAATTTTATGCCATATTATACATTGATTCCTCAAATAACACTCTTTGCTCTTGTGCTTTTAAATATATATGGACTTTACACTATTACTATGAAAACAATCAGCGAAATTGCATTTTCTCTGGGTCTGGCTTTAATGCTTCTACAATTTTTAACAGTTGTATCAACATTTTTCTACAGACACTTTGCTTTCCCACGCAGTATATTTATAATTGCCTTTTTTGTCCAGTTTTTATTACTTCTGGGATGGAGAGGATTTGTTTTATATGTTTTCAAAAGAGTTCAAGGCATTAAATATGTTCTTGTGATAGGAGAGACATCGAGGGCACACGAGTTTGCTCAAAAACTTCAAAATATCTCAAAAGGATGGATAGAAGTAAAATATGTTCTTGAGCCAACAACTATTGAAGAGTTGATACCATATATAAAAGTTGTTGATACAATTTATCTTTATTCAAAAATGGATGAGAATTTAAAAAGCGAGATTGTAAGGAAAGCGATAGAATTCAAAAAACACATTTTCATAGCACCAGACTTCAGAGATATACTTGTATCACGTGCAAGGGTGATTCAGTTTGACGATGTTGCAACACTTTCGATTGAACAGCCAGAGCTGACATCCGAGCAAAAGCTCATAAAAAGGGTGTGCGACATTCTTCTTGCCTCTGTTGCACTGGTTATTGCTTTTCCTATAATGATTTTGATTGCAATTGCCATAAAACTTGACTCTGAAGGGCCGGTAATTTACAAGCAAAAAAGGGTTACAGAGGGTGAAAGAGAGTTTTATGTTTTAAAGTTCAGGACGATGGTAAAAGATGCTGAAAAGATGACAGGTCCTGTTTTAGCAACCGAAAATGACCCGCGAATCACACGTGTGGGGAGATTTCTACGTGCAACAAGGCTTGATGAGCTTCCGCAGCTGATAAATATTTTAAAAGGTGAGATGAGCTTTATAGGTCCAAGACCAGAGCGACCATACTTTGTTGAGCAGTTTAAAAAGCTCTATCCTGAATATTCTCTGCGCCACAATGTAAAGGCAGGACTTACAGGACTTGCTCAGGTTTATGGCAAGTACGCAACAAGTCCTGAAGACAAGCTCAGGCTTGATTTGATATATATAAAAAATTATTCTGTTTTTTTGGACATCAAAATTTTACTGCTAACTTTAAAAACAATTTTTACTAAAGAGGCAGCTGAGGGGGTAAAAAACCAAAAAGGATAG
- a CDS encoding TIGR02391 family protein, whose protein sequence is MNYRMIAIQVGDLLKYDTSKNDIERAANSVFNFQREDFPKEAITSERAKLIHDWILTLAKQKMNNDGRNRLLRKFLYLITPEDKVAEVEKILREAGVNLHIDDALNEFYSRNYHYLICKHCLQLYKQKNYFHAVFEAAKVYNKMVKEKTQSDKDGYELMMDVWALKGVLKVTPCETDTDKNVQEGLKFLSAGLMRAIRNPTAHEPALDWPISKDDCLDLLSFISFLLRQLDKAVYYKGN, encoded by the coding sequence ATGAATTACCGAATGATAGCAATTCAAGTAGGGGATCTTTTAAAATATGATACATCCAAAAATGATATAGAACGTGCAGCTAACTCTGTTTTTAATTTTCAACGAGAAGATTTTCCAAAAGAAGCTATTACATCAGAGAGAGCAAAATTAATTCATGACTGGATACTTACATTAGCCAAACAGAAAATGAACAATGATGGACGCAATAGGTTATTAAGGAAATTTTTGTACCTTATTACTCCTGAAGATAAAGTAGCCGAGGTAGAGAAAATTTTAAGGGAAGCGGGTGTAAATTTGCATATAGACGATGCTTTAAATGAATTCTATTCCAGAAATTATCATTATCTAATTTGTAAACATTGTCTCCAACTTTACAAACAGAAAAATTACTTTCACGCTGTGTTTGAAGCAGCAAAGGTTTATAACAAAATGGTTAAAGAGAAAACGCAAAGCGATAAAGATGGTTATGAATTAATGATGGATGTATGGGCCTTAAAGGGGGTTTTAAAGGTTACTCCTTGCGAAACAGACACTGATAAAAATGTTCAGGAAGGACTTAAGTTTTTGTCAGCAGGTTTAATGAGAGCTATTAGAAACCCAACAGCTCATGAACCTGCACTTGATTGGCCTATATCAAAAGACGATTGCCTTGATCTTTTAAGTTTCATATCATTTTTGTTACGGCAACTGGATAAAGCAGTTTATTATAAAGGAAATTAA
- a CDS encoding GH36-type glycosyl hydrolase domain-containing protein: MKFGYFDDAKREYIITTPLTPYPWINYLGMKDFLSLISNHAGGYCFYKDARLRRITRFRYNNVPLDMGGRYFYVKDGDDFWSPSWMPTRKDLEFYQCRHGLGYTIITGRRNGIEVEQSFFVPVDENCEIHHLKITNMTNDKKDIKLFSFIEFCLWNALDDMTNFQRNFSTGEVEIEGSVIYHKTEYRERRNHYSFYSVNTPIAGFDTDRDTFLGLYRGFENPLAVETGKSFNSEAHGWSPIASHMIELSLLPGETTELIFILGYIENEPDKKWFKKGIINKEKAYKMIEKFSKPEDVNAAFEKLKEFWNRLLDKFNVSTGIDKVDRMVNIWNQYQCMVTFNLSRSASYFESGIGRGMGFRDSNQDILGFVHQIPERARERILDLAATQLEDGGAYHQYQPLTKRGNNEIGGNFNDDPLWLILSTVHYIKETGDWSILNEMVPFENNPEKMGTMFEHLKRAFYHVVNNLGPHGLPLIGRADWNDCLNLNAFSTNPDESFQTCDNKDGKTAESVMIAGMFVYVGKEFVKLCEKTGNFELAKDAQNHIDKMKEAILKYGYDGEWFLRAYDYFGNKVGSKECDEGKIFIETQGFCVMAQIGLDDGKAISALDSVKKYLDTEHGIVLVQPAFTEYKIHLGEITSYPPGYKENAAVFCHNNPWIMIAECIVGRGDRAFEYWSKIAPSYREEISEIHKIEPYVYCQMIAGKDAYKPGEAKNSWLTGSAAWNFVAMTQWILGIRPDFDGLLIDPCIPASWEGFKVKRVFRNAIYNIEVKNPNKVSKGVKKVIVDGNEISSNLIPAFSDGKEHFVEVIMG, from the coding sequence ATGAAGTTTGGATACTTCGATGATGCTAAAAGAGAATACATTATAACAACTCCTCTTACACCATATCCTTGGATAAATTATCTTGGTATGAAAGATTTTCTATCCTTAATTTCAAACCACGCAGGAGGTTATTGTTTTTATAAAGATGCAAGACTTAGAAGAATAACAAGATTTCGTTACAACAATGTTCCTCTTGACATGGGGGGAAGATACTTCTACGTAAAAGATGGGGATGATTTCTGGTCACCATCATGGATGCCAACAAGAAAAGACCTCGAATTTTATCAATGCAGGCATGGACTTGGATACACAATTATAACAGGTAGAAGAAATGGCATTGAGGTTGAGCAAAGTTTTTTTGTCCCTGTCGATGAAAACTGTGAAATACATCATTTAAAAATTACTAATATGACAAATGATAAGAAAGATATTAAACTCTTTTCATTTATAGAATTTTGCTTGTGGAACGCACTTGATGACATGACAAATTTTCAGAGAAACTTTTCAACAGGCGAGGTTGAAATCGAAGGTTCTGTTATATATCATAAAACTGAATACAGAGAAAGGAGAAATCATTACTCTTTTTATTCTGTGAATACTCCTATTGCCGGTTTTGACACAGATAGAGATACATTTTTAGGACTTTACAGAGGATTTGAAAACCCTCTTGCTGTTGAAACGGGTAAGAGCTTTAATTCAGAAGCACATGGCTGGTCTCCAATTGCATCTCACATGATCGAACTCAGTCTTCTGCCAGGAGAAACAACTGAACTTATATTCATCCTTGGCTATATTGAGAATGAACCTGATAAGAAATGGTTCAAAAAAGGTATTATCAACAAAGAAAAGGCATATAAAATGATTGAAAAATTTTCAAAGCCGGAAGATGTAAATGCGGCATTTGAAAAACTTAAAGAATTCTGGAATAGACTTTTAGATAAGTTCAATGTATCAACAGGAATTGACAAAGTAGATAGAATGGTGAATATATGGAATCAATATCAATGCATGGTCACATTTAACCTCTCCAGAAGTGCCTCATATTTCGAGTCTGGAATTGGAAGGGGTATGGGATTTAGAGACTCAAACCAGGACATTCTGGGTTTTGTTCATCAGATACCAGAACGTGCAAGAGAAAGGATACTGGATTTAGCTGCAACCCAGCTTGAAGATGGCGGAGCATATCATCAATATCAACCTCTTACAAAAAGAGGAAACAATGAAATCGGCGGAAACTTCAATGATGACCCTCTTTGGTTGATACTTTCAACAGTTCACTATATAAAAGAGACAGGTGACTGGTCAATCCTCAATGAAATGGTTCCCTTTGAAAATAATCCTGAAAAGATGGGTACAATGTTCGAACACTTAAAGAGGGCTTTTTATCATGTTGTCAACAACTTAGGACCACATGGACTTCCTCTTATCGGCAGAGCTGACTGGAATGACTGTCTGAATCTAAATGCTTTCTCGACAAACCCTGATGAGTCGTTCCAAACATGTGATAACAAAGATGGCAAAACTGCCGAATCTGTTATGATTGCGGGAATGTTCGTGTATGTAGGTAAAGAATTTGTAAAGCTGTGTGAAAAGACTGGAAATTTTGAACTGGCCAAAGATGCTCAAAACCACATAGATAAAATGAAAGAAGCTATTCTAAAGTACGGTTATGATGGTGAATGGTTTTTGAGAGCATATGATTACTTTGGAAACAAGGTTGGTAGCAAAGAGTGCGATGAAGGAAAAATATTTATTGAAACACAAGGTTTTTGTGTCATGGCCCAAATAGGACTTGATGATGGCAAAGCTATTTCAGCCCTTGATTCTGTAAAAAAATATCTTGATACTGAACATGGAATAGTTTTAGTTCAGCCAGCTTTTACAGAGTACAAAATTCATCTTGGCGAAATTACAAGCTATCCACCAGGTTACAAAGAAAACGCAGCTGTGTTCTGTCATAATAACCCATGGATCATGATTGCAGAATGTATTGTGGGAAGAGGAGACAGAGCATTTGAGTACTGGTCAAAGATTGCACCCTCATACAGAGAAGAGATTAGCGAAATTCACAAGATTGAACCATATGTATACTGTCAGATGATTGCAGGAAAAGATGCATACAAGCCGGGTGAGGCTAAAAACTCATGGTTAACAGGTTCTGCTGCATGGAATTTTGTGGCAATGACACAGTGGATTTTAGGGATAAGACCAGACTTTGATGGACTTTTGATAGACCCTTGTATACCAGCATCATGGGAAGGATTTAAAGTGAAAAGAGTTTTCAGAAATGCAATATACAATATTGAAGTCAAAAATCCAAACAAAGTTTCAAAAGGTGTAAAAAAGGTTATTGTTGATGGTAATGAAATATCTTCCAATTTAATACCTGCTTTTTCTGATGGTAAAGAACATTTTGTAGAAGTCATAATGGGATAA
- a CDS encoding glycosyltransferase family 4 protein — MKNVWIFNHYAIPPKVGGITRHFDFAKQLVQRGYSVTIFASSFDHKQRVEMLEKGKKFKMEKYDKVRFVWIKTFPYKKNDIKRLLNIFSYAKNLYFIARKFERPDVILASSFHPLAWIVGYLLSKKFKCKFIAEVRDLWPQSGIDLGAFKEGSLIVRLLRKLEKFIYTKADYVMTVLPKADQYIESLGIDKNKIVHIPNGCDIERFDSLRNSISEEVSNILREHEGYFKACYLGALGQANAMETIIEAAKIVQENAGDSIHFLIIGDGPEKEKLQNMAKEFELKNVFFYPPIAKLSVPALLEHVDVTLVSMHNLKVYRFGISLNKLFDYLCAAKPIVFAGNVVNDIVKESGAGISCQAYDSKAFAQAILRFCAMSKEEREEIGKRGREYVQKYHDIRMLATRLEKIL; from the coding sequence TTGAAAAATGTTTGGATATTTAATCATTATGCAATTCCACCCAAAGTTGGGGGGATAACAAGACATTTTGATTTTGCTAAGCAGCTTGTGCAAAGGGGCTATAGCGTTACAATCTTTGCTTCGAGTTTTGACCATAAACAGCGAGTTGAGATGCTTGAAAAAGGTAAAAAGTTTAAAATGGAGAAATATGATAAAGTAAGATTTGTTTGGATTAAAACATTTCCATACAAAAAGAATGATATAAAAAGACTTTTAAATATATTCTCATATGCCAAAAACCTTTATTTCATTGCCAGAAAGTTTGAAAGACCTGATGTAATATTGGCATCTTCATTTCATCCACTTGCCTGGATTGTGGGGTATCTGCTGTCAAAGAAATTTAAATGTAAATTTATTGCCGAAGTGAGGGACCTTTGGCCACAGAGCGGTATTGATCTTGGTGCTTTTAAAGAAGGAAGTTTAATTGTAAGACTTTTGAGAAAGCTTGAGAAGTTTATTTACACAAAAGCAGATTATGTTATGACGGTATTACCAAAAGCAGACCAGTACATAGAAAGTCTTGGCATTGATAAGAATAAAATAGTTCATATTCCAAATGGGTGCGATATAGAAAGGTTTGATAGTCTCAGAAATTCTATCTCAGAAGAAGTAAGTAATATTTTGAGAGAACATGAGGGATATTTTAAAGCTTGTTATTTAGGTGCACTTGGTCAGGCAAACGCAATGGAAACAATAATTGAGGCTGCTAAGATTGTTCAAGAAAACGCAGGGGACAGTATACATTTTTTGATAATAGGTGATGGTCCAGAAAAAGAAAAACTCCAAAATATGGCAAAAGAGTTTGAACTTAAGAATGTGTTTTTTTATCCGCCAATTGCAAAATTATCTGTACCTGCTTTGCTTGAACATGTTGATGTGACACTTGTTTCTATGCATAATTTGAAAGTCTATAGATTTGGAATATCTTTAAATAAGCTTTTTGATTATCTTTGTGCTGCAAAGCCAATTGTTTTTGCAGGAAATGTGGTCAACGATATTGTGAAAGAGTCTGGTGCCGGGATATCATGCCAGGCTTATGACAGCAAAGCTTTTGCACAGGCGATATTGCGCTTTTGTGCTATGTCAAAAGAAGAAAGAGAGGAAATAGGGAAAAGGGGAAGAGAGTATGTCCAAAAATACCATGACATTAGAATGCTTGCAACAAGACTTGAAAAAATACTTTAA
- a CDS encoding GH36-type glycosyl hydrolase domain-containing protein, translated as MNFGYFDEQKREYVITNPKTPTSWVNYLGTSDYCLIISNNASGYSFYKSPKLGRVTRFRFNSIPMDRPGRYVYLKDEKTNDFWSISWQPVGKPLDKFLSICRHGLGYTIFESKYNSIISSLKIFVPVDKPLEIWEVKIKNDSNEKKEFSVFTYTEFCLWNSMLDMMDFQYILYTCRMGYNKEDEIIDYSIKLWSPYEPKAFFTCANKKIESFDTDRDVFIGPYNSESNPEAIKNGKCFGSIAIGGNPCAATQVKIELQPGQEEYLVFLLGIGNAYKEGREYKKIFASIDSVEKEFKKVQEYWKERLNKFECNTQDEKMNLMLNIWNQYQCHTTFNWSRSASFIEAGGRDGLGFRDSSQDILGVVHSIPQEVRRRLIELLKAQLSEGYAMHHFQPLTMSQGKHNIPPRERIYSDDHLWLLIAVPAYIKETGDFSILDEIVEYADSGSASVYDHLKQALEFSWNNRGKHGLLLGLAADWNDCINLKDGGESTWSTQLYYKALSEFIDLAEYIGKTDDVEKYKKYRDEIKRALEEFTWDGEWFVRGYLASGKKLGSKESEQSKIFLNSQSWAVFSGAFLDEKGKTAMDSVKKYLATEHGCVKNWPAYVDYIIEVGAITSFPPGLKENAAIFCHANTWVIIAEALLGRGEYAFEYYMSFLPANKNEIAEIYTAEPYVYSQFITGKEHPYYFGRARNPWLTGTATWAFTAATQYILGIRPHYNGIIIDPCIPSSWDGFEVKRIFRGKKLLIKVLNPEHVSKGVKKVIINGKEIKSNLISEALLDEENVIEVIMGL; from the coding sequence ATGAACTTTGGATATTTTGATGAACAAAAAAGAGAATATGTAATAACAAATCCCAAAACACCAACATCCTGGGTTAATTATCTTGGTACAAGTGACTATTGCCTTATAATTTCAAATAATGCTTCAGGTTATTCGTTTTATAAATCTCCAAAACTTGGAAGAGTTACTCGATTTAGATTTAATAGTATACCTATGGATAGGCCTGGTAGATATGTTTATTTGAAAGATGAAAAAACTAACGACTTTTGGTCAATAAGCTGGCAACCAGTTGGGAAACCCTTAGACAAATTCTTAAGTATATGTCGCCATGGTCTCGGATATACGATATTTGAAAGCAAATACAATAGCATAATTTCCTCATTAAAAATATTTGTCCCTGTTGATAAACCGTTAGAAATATGGGAAGTGAAAATTAAAAATGACTCAAATGAAAAAAAAGAATTTTCAGTTTTCACATACACAGAGTTTTGCTTATGGAATTCAATGCTTGATATGATGGATTTTCAGTATATTCTCTACACATGCAGAATGGGATACAACAAAGAAGATGAAATAATAGATTACTCTATAAAACTTTGGAGCCCATATGAACCTAAGGCATTCTTCACTTGTGCAAACAAAAAGATTGAAAGTTTTGATACTGACAGAGATGTTTTCATTGGTCCATATAACAGTGAATCTAATCCAGAAGCGATTAAAAACGGCAAATGTTTTGGTTCAATTGCTATTGGTGGTAATCCATGTGCTGCAACACAGGTAAAAATTGAACTTCAGCCAGGTCAAGAAGAATATTTAGTATTTTTATTGGGAATAGGAAATGCATATAAAGAAGGCAGAGAATACAAGAAAATATTTGCTTCTATTGACAGTGTTGAAAAAGAGTTCAAAAAAGTTCAAGAATACTGGAAAGAAAGACTTAATAAATTTGAATGCAATACACAAGATGAAAAAATGAATCTGATGTTAAATATATGGAACCAATACCAATGCCATACAACATTTAACTGGTCGAGGTCTGCTTCATTTATAGAAGCTGGTGGAAGAGACGGATTAGGTTTTAGAGATTCTTCGCAAGATATATTAGGTGTTGTTCATTCTATACCTCAGGAAGTTAGAAGGAGACTTATAGAACTTTTAAAAGCTCAGTTATCTGAAGGATATGCAATGCACCATTTTCAGCCTCTTACAATGTCCCAAGGTAAACATAACATTCCACCACGTGAACGAATTTATTCAGATGACCATTTATGGCTTTTGATTGCTGTACCCGCTTATATAAAAGAAACTGGTGACTTTTCTATTTTGGATGAAATTGTTGAATATGCTGACAGTGGCAGTGCTTCTGTATATGATCATTTAAAGCAAGCTCTTGAATTTTCGTGGAACAATAGAGGTAAGCATGGATTGTTATTAGGACTTGCAGCTGACTGGAATGATTGTATAAATCTTAAAGATGGCGGCGAAAGTACATGGTCAACACAGCTTTATTATAAAGCTTTATCTGAATTCATAGATTTAGCCGAATACATCGGAAAAACTGATGATGTAGAAAAATACAAAAAATACCGTGACGAAATAAAAAGAGCTCTTGAAGAGTTCACATGGGATGGTGAATGGTTTGTACGTGGATATCTTGCAAGCGGCAAAAAGCTTGGTTCAAAAGAGAGTGAACAAAGTAAAATCTTTCTTAACTCTCAATCATGGGCTGTATTTTCAGGTGCTTTTTTAGACGAAAAAGGTAAAACTGCAATGGACAGTGTCAAGAAATATCTTGCTACAGAACACGGCTGTGTTAAAAACTGGCCTGCGTACGTAGATTACATTATTGAAGTCGGTGCAATAACATCATTCCCTCCGGGTTTAAAAGAAAATGCCGCAATATTTTGCCATGCTAATACATGGGTAATAATTGCTGAAGCTCTATTAGGGCGTGGAGAATATGCATTTGAATATTATATGTCTTTCTTACCCGCAAATAAAAATGAAATAGCTGAAATTTATACGGCAGAACCATATGTATATTCCCAGTTTATTACAGGGAAGGAGCATCCTTATTACTTTGGTCGTGCAAGAAATCCCTGGTTAACAGGTACTGCAACATGGGCATTTACCGCTGCAACACAGTACATTTTGGGAATTCGTCCGCATTATAATGGAATAATAATTGATCCTTGCATACCATCAAGCTGGGATGGTTTTGAAGTTAAAAGAATTTTCAGAGGTAAAAAGCTTTTAATAAAAGTGTTAAATCCAGAACATGTTTCAAAAGGTGTAAAAAAGGTGATTATAAATGGTAAAGAAATCAAAAGCAATCTAATTTCAGAAGCTCTTCTTGATGAAGAAAATGTAATTGAAGTAATAATGGGATTATAA